Genomic window ([Empedobacter] haloabium):
TCGGCAAGTCCGGTGTGGTGCTGACCGTCTCCAAAACTTTTTAAACGAGGCCCGCCATGAAAATGATTACCGCCATCATCAAGCCCTTCAAGCTGGACGAGGTGCGCGAAGCGCTGTCCGCCATCAATGTACAGGGCATTACCGTGACCGAAGTCAAGGGTTTCGGCCGCCAGAAAGGCCATACCGAGCTGTACCGTGGCGCCGAGTACGTGGTCGACTTCCTGCCGAAGACCAAGATCGAGGCGGCCGTGGACGATGCCATCGTCGACCAGGCCATCGAAGCCATCGAGGGTGCGGCACGCACCGGCAAGATCGGCGACGGCAAGATTTTCGTGTACAACCTGGAACAGGTGATCCGTATCCGTACCGGCGAAACCGGCAACGACGCTCTTTAAGCAAGGGGAAACTGAATGAAAAAAATGATAACAACAATGCTGGCGGGGATGGCGTTCCTGATGGCGGTCGGCACGGCGGTGCCGGCATGGGCGCAGGATGCCCAGCCCGCCGCCGTGGCGACCACGGCCACGACCGAGGCGCCTGCGGCGACGCCGGCCGCCCCGGCCGCTGTCGCCGCCCCGGCACCGGCCGCGGCGCC
Coding sequences:
- a CDS encoding P-II family nitrogen regulator; this encodes MKMITAIIKPFKLDEVREALSAINVQGITVTEVKGFGRQKGHTELYRGAEYVVDFLPKTKIEAAVDDAIVDQAIEAIEGAARTGKIGDGKIFVYNLEQVIRIRTGETGNDAL